A window of Ignavibacterium sp. contains these coding sequences:
- a CDS encoding fatty acid desaturase, with amino-acid sequence MTTSKKDFQYSNQPEPHKIRTRAILNAHPEVRNFIGRNPYSFLIILFVTGLQLFVAYLLKDQSWWLALIVAFFVGAFANHACYVLIHEAAHNLIFKSRIMNHIAGILADIPNVVPSAISFRSYHLKHHSYQGDYYLDADLASKWEAKLIGNSLIGKAFWEMMFPVFQALRTPRLKDIPFMNFWTIINWIVVFGIDALVIIFFGWTSFLYLVFSFFFSIGFHPLGARWIQEHYLIAPPQETYSYYGPANIVALNVGYHNEHHDFPSIPWNNLPKVKATAPEFYDNLVYHKSWTKLWIKFLTDPNLSLFSRMVREGKDLREATQ; translated from the coding sequence ATGACTACCTCAAAAAAAGATTTCCAATATTCAAATCAACCAGAGCCACATAAAATAAGAACGAGAGCGATTCTAAACGCTCATCCCGAAGTAAGAAATTTTATAGGAAGAAATCCTTATAGTTTTCTGATTATTTTATTCGTAACAGGGTTACAACTATTTGTTGCCTACTTGTTAAAAGATCAGTCCTGGTGGCTTGCTCTTATTGTTGCCTTCTTTGTTGGGGCATTTGCAAATCATGCTTGTTATGTTCTTATTCACGAAGCTGCACACAACCTAATTTTCAAAAGCAGAATTATGAATCACATTGCAGGAATACTGGCTGATATTCCGAATGTTGTACCAAGTGCAATTTCTTTCAGAAGTTATCATCTGAAACATCATTCATATCAGGGCGATTATTATCTTGATGCAGACCTTGCAAGCAAATGGGAAGCAAAGCTGATTGGAAATTCTCTGATTGGGAAAGCTTTCTGGGAAATGATGTTCCCGGTATTTCAGGCATTGCGCACACCCAGATTAAAAGATATTCCATTTATGAATTTCTGGACTATCATAAACTGGATTGTTGTTTTCGGTATTGATGCTTTGGTAATTATCTTTTTCGGCTGGACATCTTTTCTTTATCTCGTATTTTCTTTTTTCTTTTCAATTGGCTTTCATCCGCTTGGTGCGAGATGGATTCAGGAACATTATCTTATTGCGCCACCACAGGAGACTTATAGCTATTACGGTCCGGCTAACATTGTAGCGCTGAATGTCGGATATCATAATGAACATCATGATTTTCCTTCAATTCCATGGAATAACCTTCCTAAAGTAAAAGCAACTGCTCCGGAGTTTTATGATAATCTGGTGTATCATAAATCGTGGACAAAACTCTGGATAAAATTTTTAACCGATCCAAATCTTTCACTCTTTTCCAGAATGGTTAGGGAAGGCAAAGATTTACGAGAAGCGACTCAATAA
- a CDS encoding DUF6883 domain-containing protein yields the protein MKLPDNLKPKINKSLFTDYLLNKDHFMGRFTKEAFARINVSIENVETLIESLNRIPLEQEYLHIEVLYKLGFIYRIQYVTSIAINNKKFYLKTIWLHKEKTKDIELLNLILI from the coding sequence ATGAAACTCCCGGATAATCTAAAACCAAAAATTAATAAAAGCCTTTTTACTGATTACTTACTTAACAAAGATCACTTTATGGGCAGATTTACGAAAGAGGCTTTTGCAAGGATAAATGTTTCAATTGAAAATGTTGAAACGCTGATTGAATCACTTAATCGTATCCCTCTTGAGCAGGAATATCTTCACATCGAGGTTCTCTATAAACTTGGATTTATTTACAGGATACAATATGTGACAAGTATAGCTATAAATAATAAAAAATTCTATCTGAAAACAATCTGGCTTCACAAAGAAAAAACAAAAGACATTGAATTACTTAACTTAATTCTTATTTAA
- a CDS encoding 2-oxoacid:acceptor oxidoreductase family protein translates to MIKEQEIIIAGFGGQGVLSMGRLIAYAGMIEGKEVSWMPSYGPEMRGGTANCIVIVSDSRISSPIITRFDTAILLNQPSVDKFEKAVKPGGLLIYEQSTVIHPPTRTDIEIIPIPAIEEADKLNAKQVANMIMAGAFLEKKPILKIETLIEALKKALPPRRHNLIPLNEQALNRGRELVKQAELA, encoded by the coding sequence ATGATTAAAGAACAAGAAATAATTATTGCCGGATTTGGTGGACAAGGTGTTCTTTCGATGGGAAGATTAATTGCTTATGCCGGTATGATTGAAGGAAAAGAAGTAAGCTGGATGCCTTCATACGGTCCTGAAATGCGTGGTGGTACTGCTAATTGTATAGTAATCGTTTCCGACTCAAGAATCAGTTCACCAATAATTACAAGATTTGATACAGCAATTCTTCTTAATCAACCATCAGTTGATAAATTTGAAAAAGCAGTTAAACCTGGTGGCTTGTTGATATATGAACAATCAACTGTAATTCATCCACCAACAAGAACCGATATTGAAATAATACCTATTCCTGCTATTGAAGAAGCTGATAAACTTAATGCTAAACAAGTTGCAAATATGATTATGGCTGGAGCGTTTCTTGAGAAGAAACCAATACTGAAAATTGAAACCTTAATCGAAGCATTAAAGAAAGCTCTTCCACCCAGAAGGCACAATCTTATTCCTTTGAATGAACAGGCATTGAATCGTGGAAGAGAATTAGTTAAACAAGCTGAGCTTGCTTGA
- a CDS encoding 4Fe-4S dicluster domain-containing protein, which yields MIKGTVKIDAKICKGCELCIVACPQNALGLSPNFNEKGYRYVELIYDACTGCVNCALVCPEAAITVYRQAKPSKKTQVKSE from the coding sequence ATGATTAAAGGAACGGTTAAAATAGATGCAAAGATTTGCAAAGGATGCGAGCTTTGCATTGTCGCCTGTCCGCAAAATGCACTCGGTCTATCACCAAATTTTAATGAAAAAGGTTACAGATATGTGGAACTGATTTACGATGCTTGTACAGGATGTGTGAATTGTGCTTTAGTTTGTCCCGAAGCTGCGATAACAGTTTACAGACAAGCTAAACCCTCAAAGAAAACTCAGGTTAAATCAGAGTAA
- a CDS encoding DUF2202 domain-containing protein, producing the protein MKTFKSLLAILISVSFLFFFGCNTESSITSPETSGTISKANLTEGLQPELVVFDLSPEERDGLIHMRLEEKLARDVYTTLGNTWNYKVFMNIKVSEQAHMEAVKRLLVKYGVEDPITNDEVGVFSDPQFQALYDQYVTQGNVSAYEAFMVGKTIEELDITDLENQLNNVVDNPDIIRVYQNLKSASESHLAAFNKCLTGIPQIKVAN; encoded by the coding sequence ATGAAAACTTTCAAATCACTTTTGGCAATTCTGATTTCTGTTTCTTTCTTGTTCTTCTTCGGTTGCAATACCGAAAGCAGTATCACATCACCTGAAACATCAGGAACAATTTCAAAAGCAAACTTAACCGAGGGACTTCAACCGGAATTAGTAGTTTTTGATTTATCGCCGGAAGAAAGAGATGGATTAATTCATATGCGTCTTGAAGAGAAACTTGCAAGAGATGTTTATACAACTTTGGGAAATACCTGGAACTACAAGGTATTTATGAACATTAAGGTATCAGAACAAGCACATATGGAAGCAGTAAAAAGATTGCTTGTTAAATATGGTGTTGAGGATCCAATTACAAATGATGAAGTTGGAGTATTCTCCGATCCACAATTTCAGGCACTCTATGATCAGTATGTTACACAGGGAAATGTTAGTGCTTATGAGGCATTTATGGTTGGTAAGACAATCGAGGAACTTGATATAACTGATCTTGAGAATCAATTAAATAATGTTGTTGATAATCCGGATATAATTCGTGTTTATCAGAATTTAAAATCAGCTTCGGAAAGTCATCTTGCTGCTTTTAATAAATGTTTAACGGGAATACCTCAGATTAAAGTTGCTAACTAA
- a CDS encoding WYL domain-containing protein produces the protein MSDKNYLDSVRKVELLAKLLNGESITKSQAAEQFNVEEITISRILQYYRSLGIEAFGRKSGIKILNKPKKEDLVTLASYYISIKLNSDYFTKSINTYSKIDPRFFSKIVLLAKAVKEQTVIQIEYQKLTNNITSQYLLKPYNLIETNNNWILHAVKDDETILKTFYLSRIKELSLTKKKFNKASVEEKSGEMKEIVLRFVPEVEQELYYKIWFEDFEIQKQSDGRIILKTNQPITNRLAAWCISWWDAMEIIEPNELKKYISDMFNDFRLVNDLNSI, from the coding sequence ATGAGTGATAAAAATTATCTCGATTCGGTAAGAAAAGTAGAACTGCTTGCAAAACTTCTAAATGGGGAATCGATCACAAAATCACAAGCAGCAGAACAATTCAATGTAGAAGAAATCACCATATCAAGAATACTCCAGTATTATCGCTCATTAGGAATAGAAGCTTTTGGAAGAAAATCGGGGATCAAAATTCTTAACAAACCTAAAAAAGAAGATTTAGTCACCCTCGCTTCATATTATATTTCTATAAAACTAAATTCCGATTACTTTACTAAATCAATAAATACATATTCTAAAATTGATCCGAGGTTCTTTTCCAAAATCGTTCTGCTTGCAAAGGCAGTTAAAGAGCAGACAGTTATTCAAATTGAATATCAAAAACTGACAAACAATATTACCTCACAATATTTACTCAAACCGTATAATCTTATTGAAACAAACAATAATTGGATTCTACACGCAGTAAAGGACGATGAAACAATCTTGAAAACTTTTTACTTAAGTAGAATTAAGGAACTGTCACTTACAAAAAAGAAATTCAATAAAGCCTCTGTTGAAGAGAAATCTGGCGAAATGAAAGAAATTGTACTAAGGTTTGTTCCAGAAGTTGAACAGGAACTTTACTATAAAATCTGGTTCGAAGATTTTGAAATACAAAAACAATCTGATGGACGCATAATTTTAAAAACCAATCAACCAATAACTAACAGATTAGCTGCTTGGTGCATCAGTTGGTGGGATGCAATGGAGATTATTGAACCGAATGAACTGAAAAAATACATTTCAGATATGTTTAATGATTTTCGTTTAGTTAATGATTTGAATTCTATATGA
- a CDS encoding thiamine pyrophosphate-dependent enzyme, producing the protein MNEKLLLEDGTELEQVFCRPDTLTDVPYHYCPGCGHSVVHNVLMEVVDELDIQDKTIGVAPVGCSVFAYHYMNIDMQEAAHGRASAVATGIKRVLPDKLVFSYQGDGDLAAIGTAETIHTVNRGENILIVFINNGIYGMTGGQMAPTTLPGMVTSTSPYGRDVHMAGYPLKITELIAQLPGAYYVTRQSVHNPNAVRKLKKAVTKAFEYQMQNKGTCFIEVVSNCPSGWKMTPVETIKYLEEVMFPYYPLGDLKVPKE; encoded by the coding sequence ATGAATGAAAAATTATTATTAGAAGACGGGACAGAGCTCGAACAGGTGTTTTGCAGACCGGATACATTAACTGATGTTCCATATCACTACTGTCCGGGTTGCGGCCACAGCGTTGTTCATAATGTTTTAATGGAAGTAGTTGATGAACTTGACATTCAGGATAAAACAATTGGTGTTGCACCTGTTGGATGTTCTGTATTTGCCTATCACTATATGAATATTGATATGCAGGAAGCTGCACATGGACGAGCAAGTGCGGTAGCTACCGGAATTAAAAGAGTTCTTCCCGATAAATTAGTTTTCTCCTATCAGGGAGATGGCGATCTAGCAGCAATTGGAACTGCTGAAACAATACACACAGTTAACCGTGGTGAAAATATTCTCATTGTATTCATAAACAATGGAATTTACGGAATGACTGGTGGGCAAATGGCTCCGACAACCTTGCCCGGAATGGTTACTTCAACCTCACCATATGGAAGAGATGTTCATATGGCTGGTTATCCGTTAAAGATTACTGAATTGATTGCTCAATTGCCTGGCGCTTATTATGTCACAAGACAATCCGTTCATAATCCAAATGCAGTTAGAAAACTTAAAAAAGCTGTCACCAAAGCTTTTGAATATCAAATGCAGAACAAAGGAACATGTTTTATTGAAGTTGTTTCAAACTGCCCTTCCGGCTGGAAGATGACACCAGTTGAAACAATTAAATATCTTGAAGAAGTAATGTTCCCATATTATCCACTTGGTGATCTTAAAGTTCCAAAAGAATAA
- a CDS encoding 3-methyl-2-oxobutanoate dehydrogenase subunit VorB produces the protein MEKELRTEEPRLMKGNEALAEAAIRANIDAYFGYPITPQSEVIEYLMREVPNRKDKKTVVLQAESEVASINMVYGAAGAGARVMTSSSSPGISLMQEGISYIASAQLPCLIVNVVRGGPGLGTIQPSQGDYFQATKGGGHGDYHLIVLAPASVQEMADFVFDAFRLAEKYRNPAMILADGALGQMMEKVVLPPDGGLPKTPAPWATTGKTKDRNHNIITSLFIQPEEMEKVNLQLQKKYEDMQSEVRWEEFQTDDAEVLLVAFGLSARICQKVVDLAREKGIKVGLLRPITLYPFPYKRIAELSEKVEFILDVEMNAGQMVEDVRLAVEGKVPVYFKGRMGGMISTPEEILHEVESILEKQNVLHD, from the coding sequence ATGGAAAAAGAATTGAGAACAGAAGAACCTCGCTTAATGAAAGGTAACGAAGCGCTTGCTGAAGCAGCGATTCGTGCAAACATAGATGCATATTTTGGTTATCCCATTACTCCGCAATCAGAAGTAATTGAATATCTGATGCGCGAAGTTCCAAACAGAAAAGATAAAAAGACTGTTGTTCTTCAGGCAGAAAGTGAAGTTGCATCAATAAATATGGTTTATGGTGCTGCTGGTGCTGGTGCAAGAGTTATGACTTCATCATCTTCTCCTGGAATCAGCTTGATGCAGGAAGGTATATCATACATTGCCTCAGCACAACTTCCGTGTTTAATTGTAAATGTTGTTCGTGGTGGTCCTGGATTGGGAACAATCCAACCATCGCAAGGTGATTATTTTCAGGCCACAAAGGGAGGTGGTCATGGAGATTATCACCTTATTGTATTAGCTCCGGCATCTGTTCAGGAGATGGCGGACTTTGTATTCGATGCATTTCGTCTGGCTGAGAAATACCGCAATCCTGCTATGATACTTGCTGACGGTGCTCTCGGCCAGATGATGGAAAAAGTTGTTCTTCCGCCCGATGGTGGATTACCAAAAACTCCAGCTCCCTGGGCAACTACAGGCAAGACTAAAGACAGAAATCATAATATCATTACTTCGCTTTTCATTCAACCGGAAGAAATGGAAAAGGTTAATCTTCAGCTCCAGAAAAAATATGAAGATATGCAAAGTGAAGTCAGATGGGAAGAGTTTCAAACAGACGATGCCGAAGTTCTGCTGGTTGCATTTGGACTCTCTGCAAGAATTTGTCAGAAGGTTGTTGATCTTGCCAGAGAAAAAGGAATTAAAGTTGGATTGTTAAGACCAATTACTCTTTATCCATTCCCTTATAAACGAATTGCCGAACTTTCTGAAAAAGTTGAATTTATTCTTGATGTTGAAATGAATGCAGGACAAATGGTTGAAGATGTTCGCCTTGCTGTTGAAGGAAAAGTTCCGGTTTATTTCAAAGGAAGAATGGGTGGAATGATTTCAACTCCTGAAGAAATACTTCACGAAGTTGAATCAATTCTTGAAAAACAAAATGTGCTTCACGATTAG
- a CDS encoding DUF4926 domain-containing protein — MEQFNLYDIIYLKEDISNPPFQKGTVGTVIYIYKSNRLFEVDFISKEGESLASVALENNQILKLTENKIPTIKEVTTFRIKI; from the coding sequence GTGGAACAATTTAATCTTTATGATATTATTTACCTAAAGGAGGACATCTCCAATCCACCTTTTCAAAAAGGCACTGTCGGGACAGTAATATATATCTACAAATCTAACAGATTGTTTGAAGTGGATTTTATTTCTAAAGAAGGTGAATCTCTAGCCTCAGTTGCCTTAGAGAATAATCAAATACTTAAATTAACGGAAAATAAAATTCCTACAATAAAAGAAGTAACAACATTCCGGATTAAGATATGA
- a CDS encoding aldo/keto reductase, which yields MIYREFGKTGLNVSALGFGAGEIGDYNIPDIQVDKLLNTALDLGINLIDTARGYYASEERIGKFISHRRNDFILSTKVGYGIDGYQDWTYEIVLAGIEEALRTMKTDYIDIVHLHSCDINILKRGEVIEALQRAKEQGKIKFAAYSGENESLEYAIHSNKFDSIMTSVNICDQHSLNNLIPLAKEKHLGVIAKRAIANAPWRFAERPVGNYAEDYWIRWKEMNLPDQKNWLEIFLRFSAFADGVHSSVIGTTDINHLKSNIEIINKGPLETDLVKSIKSSYKPFWYGLT from the coding sequence ATGATTTACAGAGAATTTGGTAAAACAGGTTTAAATGTCTCAGCACTTGGATTTGGTGCCGGCGAGATCGGTGATTATAATATACCTGATATACAGGTAGATAAATTATTAAATACAGCACTTGATTTGGGAATAAATCTTATTGATACAGCTCGCGGTTATTACGCAAGCGAAGAAAGAATAGGAAAATTTATTTCACATCGAAGAAATGATTTTATTCTTTCAACTAAAGTTGGTTATGGAATAGATGGTTATCAGGATTGGACTTATGAAATTGTTCTTGCCGGAATTGAAGAAGCACTTCGCACGATGAAAACTGATTACATTGATATTGTTCATCTGCATTCCTGTGATATAAACATCCTGAAAAGAGGAGAAGTTATTGAAGCACTGCAAAGAGCTAAAGAACAGGGAAAGATAAAATTTGCGGCTTACTCGGGAGAGAATGAATCACTTGAATATGCAATTCATTCGAATAAGTTTGATAGCATAATGACTTCTGTAAATATTTGTGATCAACACTCACTGAATAATTTAATTCCACTTGCAAAAGAAAAACATCTTGGCGTAATAGCTAAAAGAGCAATTGCAAATGCACCATGGAGATTTGCAGAAAGACCCGTTGGTAATTATGCGGAAGATTATTGGATAAGATGGAAAGAAATGAATCTTCCTGATCAAAAAAACTGGCTTGAGATATTTTTAAGATTCAGTGCTTTTGCTGATGGAGTTCATTCATCTGTTATTGGTACAACTGATATAAACCATCTTAAATCCAATATAGAAATTATAAACAAAGGACCACTTGAAACTGACTTGGTTAAAAGCATTAAATCTTCATATAAACCATTTTGGTACGGACTCACTTGA
- a CDS encoding uracil-DNA glycosylase family protein: MSPNLRALNNFIGYGDPKSPLWFIGIDEHGEFKMEDEQNEIKKLNVFYDCFENSQGKPYYITEDKINTMLLDIQVQELKQKADNNPTYSGILEIFNNLCNSKYTGSSIGNSEVKIFLSNLFPIGRDNTSDNSFGLFVEKYFHVSSFDEWKKNYWEERIDAFNNFIKEFHILEEPKVFICLGVSYQTDFQDLLRKIFKKNIELIKHSLVTISDKHQSILCYHPSKRNRHKYFTDTYVRKIVNELKKSPIFSFSHD, from the coding sequence ATGAGCCCGAACTTAAGAGCACTGAATAATTTTATTGGTTATGGTGATCCAAAATCACCTCTCTGGTTTATTGGAATTGATGAACATGGAGAATTCAAAATGGAAGATGAACAAAATGAAATAAAAAAGCTTAATGTTTTTTATGATTGTTTTGAAAACTCCCAGGGAAAGCCATATTATATCACGGAAGATAAAATCAACACCATGTTATTGGATATTCAGGTACAAGAGCTTAAACAAAAGGCAGATAACAACCCTACTTACAGTGGTATTTTAGAAATTTTTAATAATCTATGTAATTCAAAATATACTGGATCAAGCATAGGCAATTCCGAAGTAAAAATTTTTCTTAGTAATTTGTTTCCTATCGGGAGGGACAATACCTCAGATAATAGTTTTGGTTTGTTTGTTGAAAAGTATTTTCATGTTTCATCATTTGATGAATGGAAAAAGAATTATTGGGAGGAGCGAATTGATGCGTTTAACAATTTTATAAAGGAATTTCACATATTAGAAGAACCAAAAGTGTTTATTTGTTTGGGAGTCAGCTATCAGACTGATTTTCAAGATTTATTAAGAAAAATCTTTAAGAAAAATATCGAACTGATAAAACATAGCTTAGTTACAATAAGTGATAAACATCAATCTATTCTTTGTTATCATCCAAGTAAACGGAATAGGCATAAATATTTTACTGATACTTATGTCAGGAAAATTGTAAACGAGCTGAAAAAATCCCCGATTTTTAGTTTTAGTCACGACTAA
- a CDS encoding multiheme c-type cytochrome, translating to MRQILLLSLLLAFSVISIYPQKAGNELLGAFKYDDFKTPEYCGAACHADFYQQWKQAMMSQAFTHHWDEIEYFELAVPHAEKDPVVAEVKAGCNGCHSPLAFAAGDVPPKRPEFKTRANEGVSCDVCHSISGFKGDVPYNFNYILNPGNTKYGTRGTGESPEHQIQKNDFLSTAEFCGTCHNEKSPYGVWVKSTHLEWKEGPYSKQGVQCQTCHMPPAEGYTAAMGNKYPDAKQHLFHGAHDPGKVQGTIELRIHPDLNEAEPGEAVKFTVALFNAKTGHKFPSGSVEDRIVWMHVEAVDAAGKVYHLKVDKKGFPGEEYTIASDDLAYQDMSIAKNDPNFKGVRRDGDVPVGDRIFRMAYFDPQGRMTIQQWNTKSLGTDYRIGPRETKLETLTFNLPNNVAPGKMKVTATLYYQRLVPSVARFLNVPADEYETIKVNEHTTYVTVLQ from the coding sequence ATGAGACAAATACTTCTTCTTTCTTTGTTGCTTGCCTTTTCTGTGATAAGTATTTATCCGCAGAAAGCCGGAAACGAATTACTTGGTGCATTTAAGTACGATGACTTTAAAACACCGGAGTATTGTGGTGCAGCTTGCCATGCAGATTTTTATCAGCAGTGGAAACAAGCTATGATGTCACAGGCATTTACGCATCATTGGGATGAAATTGAATACTTTGAGCTTGCTGTTCCGCATGCTGAAAAGGATCCGGTCGTTGCAGAAGTAAAAGCAGGCTGCAATGGTTGTCATTCACCATTGGCTTTTGCTGCAGGTGATGTTCCACCCAAAAGACCTGAATTTAAAACAAGAGCAAATGAAGGTGTCTCCTGCGATGTTTGTCATTCAATTTCAGGATTTAAAGGCGATGTACCCTACAACTTCAATTACATTTTAAATCCCGGAAATACTAAATATGGAACAAGAGGAACCGGTGAATCACCAGAGCATCAGATTCAGAAAAATGATTTTCTATCAACAGCTGAATTCTGCGGAACATGCCATAACGAAAAAAGTCCTTATGGTGTTTGGGTAAAATCAACACATCTTGAATGGAAAGAAGGACCGTATTCAAAACAAGGAGTTCAGTGTCAAACCTGTCATATGCCACCTGCAGAAGGTTACACAGCTGCGATGGGAAATAAATATCCTGATGCTAAGCAACATCTCTTTCACGGTGCACATGACCCGGGAAAAGTTCAGGGTACAATTGAACTGAGAATTCATCCTGACCTGAATGAGGCAGAACCCGGTGAAGCTGTTAAATTCACAGTTGCACTTTTCAATGCAAAGACCGGACATAAATTTCCTTCAGGTTCTGTTGAAGACAGAATTGTTTGGATGCATGTTGAAGCAGTTGACGCTGCCGGAAAAGTTTATCATCTGAAAGTTGATAAGAAAGGTTTTCCGGGAGAAGAATATACAATTGCTTCTGATGATCTTGCGTATCAGGATATGAGTATCGCAAAGAATGATCCTAACTTTAAAGGAGTCAGAAGAGATGGAGATGTTCCCGTAGGCGATCGGATTTTCAGAATGGCTTACTTTGATCCGCAGGGAAGAATGACCATTCAGCAATGGAACACAAAGTCGTTGGGAACTGATTACAGAATTGGTCCACGTGAGACAAAGCTTGAAACATTAACATTCAACTTGCCGAATAATGTTGCACCCGGAAAAATGAAAGTAACAGCAACACTTTATTATCAACGGCTTGTTCCTTCGGTCGCTAGATTTCTTAATGTTCCGGCTGATGAATACGAGACCATAAAAGTAAATGAACATACAACTTATGTTACGGTGTTGCAGTAA